In a single window of the Cryomorphaceae bacterium genome:
- a CDS encoding T9SS C-terminal target domain-containing protein translates to MQPVFETMMQRGVRPMMGGLLLAAVAAFPSNISAQCDGERYREFVFSSWDVQSDVQYGANLNSAGNMQDLFLDVYTPEGDTETNRPLIIVAHGGSFVAGSKTGNDVVPLCQDFARLGYVAASIQYRLGATDPGQFIPTPNSVTKAVWRAVHDARAAIRFFRKSVEEDGNPYGINPDKVFMTGVSAGGFMALHTGFLNSLDEVPEGIDMNAPGLDGGLEGNTGNAGYSSELTAIINIAGAIGDTTWMQANETPVLSFHGDEDGTVPYGSETLVFLGFINLIPVDGSASIQARAENIGLTACLETHVGFDHVPHSTNAQIYDTTIVISRNWLYHFVCDAPLTCEYGPAPIPTSVDEVVAIGRVKAFPNPVRDHVNVDLSELGAGVHLRLFNTLGALVFDYGIQNADWVTLHRQGLPAGMYLLEVSHRGERNTIRLIMD, encoded by the coding sequence ATGCAACCTGTTTTTGAAACCATGATGCAGAGGGGTGTCCGACCGATGATGGGCGGCCTTCTGCTTGCAGCTGTGGCTGCTTTTCCTTCCAACATTTCGGCCCAATGCGACGGTGAACGCTACCGTGAATTTGTGTTCAGTAGCTGGGATGTGCAGAGTGATGTTCAGTACGGAGCCAATCTGAATTCTGCCGGAAACATGCAGGATCTTTTTTTGGATGTCTACACTCCGGAAGGTGACACCGAAACCAATCGTCCCCTCATTATTGTTGCCCATGGAGGCTCTTTTGTAGCGGGTAGTAAAACAGGAAACGATGTGGTTCCTCTCTGCCAGGATTTTGCCCGTTTGGGTTATGTGGCGGCTTCTATACAGTACCGCCTGGGGGCAACGGATCCCGGTCAGTTTATTCCCACGCCCAACTCAGTTACCAAAGCGGTATGGAGAGCGGTGCACGACGCGCGCGCAGCCATACGCTTTTTCCGAAAGTCGGTAGAGGAGGATGGAAATCCCTACGGTATTAATCCCGACAAGGTCTTTATGACAGGTGTCTCTGCCGGTGGATTCATGGCATTGCACACAGGCTTTCTCAATTCACTGGATGAGGTGCCCGAAGGCATTGATATGAATGCGCCCGGATTGGATGGCGGACTGGAAGGAAATACCGGAAATGCCGGTTACAGCTCAGAGCTGACAGCCATCATCAATATCGCAGGGGCCATTGGCGATACCACCTGGATGCAGGCCAATGAAACCCCGGTATTGAGCTTTCACGGTGATGAAGACGGAACCGTGCCTTATGGTTCGGAGACCCTGGTTTTTCTTGGGTTTATTAACCTGATACCGGTAGATGGCAGCGCATCCATCCAGGCGCGGGCGGAGAACATTGGCCTTACCGCCTGCCTCGAAACGCACGTGGGTTTCGATCACGTGCCGCACAGCACCAACGCACAGATTTACGATACTACCATAGTGATTTCGCGAAACTGGTTGTACCACTTTGTGTGTGATGCACCGCTTACCTGTGAGTACGGGCCGGCACCCATCCCCACTTCGGTGGATGAGGTGGTAGCCATTGGGCGCGTTAAGGCCTTTCCCAATCCTGTGCGCGACCATGTAAATGTGGACTTGAGCGAACTGGGAGCCGGTGTTCACCTCCGACTGTTCAATACGCTCGGAGCTCTTGTGTTTGATTACGGAATTCAAAACGCCGATTGGGTTACCCTGCACAGGCAAGGCTTGCCCGCCGGTATGTATCTGTTGGAAGTAAGCCACCGTGGTGAGCGAAACACCATTCGCCTTATTATGGACTAG
- a CDS encoding 2-oxoacid:acceptor oxidoreductase subunit alpha, producing the protein MEAENTTKSTRTEDRKAVTILFAGDSGDGIQLTGSQFSDTNALFGNDISTFPNFPAEIRAPQGTLAGVSGFQLHFGSVEVFSPGDQCDVLVVMNAAALKANLSNLKIGGTIIANTDGFDKKNLRLAGYVDVQNPLTDQSLGQYRVVEIAVTQMTREALKDFELGMKEKDRSKNMFVLGFICWMYNRSLNRTLDFLNEKFAGKPDIIQSNEAVLRAGYNFGDTSETFTSRYDVKPAPLKKGVYRNIMGNQATAIGLIAGAEKAGLELFYGSYPITPASDILHELARHKNFGVRTFQAEDEIAAICSAIGSSFAGGLGVTASSGPGIALKGEALGLAVMLELPLVVVNVQRGGPSTGLPTKTEQADLLQALNGRNGEAPVPVIAAAHPSDCFWMAYEAVRIAVEHMTPVMLLTDGYVANGAEPWRFPKSDDLKPIKPNFANPEDYKEDEYLPYKRDDRGVRKWATPGMINLQHRIGGLEKQDLTGNVSYDPENHERMVKLREEKVRRIADFFPALGIEIGDEKGDLLILGWGSTYGAIRTAVRDLNEEGYRVSHAHLRHLFPFPKNLGAVLGNFKKVLIPELNRGQLRQLIRAEFLIDAQGLNKVQGMPLRTEEIKEAAIQTLNA; encoded by the coding sequence GTGGAAGCCGAAAATACAACAAAATCCACCCGTACCGAAGATCGCAAAGCGGTAACCATTCTTTTTGCCGGTGATTCCGGCGACGGTATTCAACTTACCGGCAGTCAGTTTTCTGACACCAACGCCCTTTTTGGCAACGATATCAGCACCTTTCCGAATTTCCCGGCTGAAATCCGGGCGCCACAAGGAACGCTGGCAGGCGTTTCAGGATTCCAACTTCACTTCGGAAGTGTAGAAGTTTTTTCGCCTGGCGACCAGTGCGACGTGCTGGTGGTGATGAACGCAGCGGCACTCAAAGCCAACCTCAGCAACCTGAAAATAGGCGGAACCATCATTGCCAATACCGATGGTTTCGACAAGAAAAACCTTCGACTGGCCGGTTACGTGGATGTGCAAAATCCGCTTACCGACCAAAGCCTGGGGCAATACCGCGTGGTGGAAATTGCCGTTACGCAAATGACCCGCGAGGCGCTCAAGGACTTTGAATTGGGCATGAAGGAAAAAGACCGCAGCAAAAACATGTTTGTGCTCGGTTTTATCTGCTGGATGTACAACCGGAGCCTGAACCGCACCCTCGACTTTTTGAACGAGAAATTTGCCGGTAAGCCCGATATTATCCAATCCAATGAAGCAGTGCTTCGTGCGGGATACAATTTTGGCGATACTTCTGAGACCTTTACCAGCAGGTACGACGTAAAACCTGCCCCACTGAAAAAAGGGGTGTACCGCAACATCATGGGTAACCAGGCTACGGCCATCGGGCTGATTGCCGGGGCTGAAAAAGCAGGCCTGGAGCTATTTTACGGCTCCTACCCCATTACGCCGGCTTCCGACATACTGCACGAACTGGCGCGCCACAAAAACTTTGGGGTACGCACCTTTCAGGCCGAGGACGAAATTGCAGCCATTTGCTCTGCCATTGGGTCGTCGTTTGCCGGAGGACTGGGAGTAACTGCTTCTTCGGGGCCGGGTATTGCCCTCAAAGGCGAGGCTCTTGGTTTGGCGGTTATGCTCGAATTGCCGCTGGTGGTGGTAAATGTGCAACGCGGAGGACCGTCCACCGGATTACCTACCAAAACCGAGCAGGCCGATTTGCTGCAGGCCCTGAACGGGCGTAATGGCGAAGCGCCTGTACCGGTTATTGCCGCAGCACATCCTTCAGACTGTTTTTGGATGGCCTACGAAGCCGTACGCATTGCCGTTGAGCACATGACGCCTGTGATGCTGCTTACCGACGGGTATGTGGCCAACGGAGCTGAGCCCTGGCGATTCCCCAAGTCGGATGATTTGAAACCCATCAAGCCCAACTTTGCCAATCCCGAAGACTACAAGGAAGATGAATACCTCCCTTATAAGCGCGACGATAGAGGCGTGCGCAAATGGGCCACACCCGGAATGATCAACCTTCAGCACCGCATTGGTGGCCTTGAAAAGCAAGACCTCACCGGAAATGTTTCTTACGACCCCGAAAACCACGAGCGCATGGTAAAGCTGCGCGAAGAAAAAGTGCGTCGCATTGCCGATTTCTTTCCTGCATTGGGCATTGAAATAGGCGACGAAAAAGGCGATCTGCTGATTTTGGGCTGGGGAAGCACCTATGGCGCCATTCGCACAGCAGTGAGGGATCTGAACGAGGAAGGCTACCGGGTAAGTCACGCACACTTGCGACACCTGTTTCCCTTCCCCAAAAACCTTGGAGCAGTGCTTGGTAACTTTAAAAAAGTTCTCATTCCCGAACTCAACCGCGGCCAATTGCGTCAGTTGATTCGCGCAGAATTTCTGATTGACGCACAAGGCCTGAACAAGGTGCAGGGCATGCCCCTTCGCACCGAGGAAATCAAAGAGGCCGCTATTCAAACATTGAACGCATGA
- a CDS encoding 2-oxoacid:ferredoxin oxidoreductase subunit beta — translation MSTATITPAEMSPKDFATDQEVRWCPGCGDYSILKQVQSIMPEAGRRPEDVVFISGIGCSSRFPYYMNTYGMHSIHGRAPAIASGVKTTRPDLSVWLITGDGDALSIGGNHLIHLLRRNVDLNVLLFNNEIYGLTKGQYSPTSPEGTVTKSTPMGSLDHPFNPLALAAGADGSFIARAMDRDPKHLRDILLAADRHRGTSLIEIYQNCNVFNDGAFEVFTEKNSKPETTLFMEEGKPLLFGSEMNKGIWLDGSTPRVADVSKGEKGLEDLWVHDSSDPFKASLLYRFFGTTQWEEKLPRPFGVFFQKERSTYEKDLNAQINKAAELKGKGNLDALLRGKNTWEIS, via the coding sequence ATGAGCACAGCAACCATCACGCCCGCCGAAATGAGCCCCAAGGACTTTGCCACCGACCAGGAGGTACGGTGGTGTCCGGGTTGTGGCGACTATTCGATACTAAAACAAGTGCAGTCTATTATGCCAGAAGCAGGCCGGCGGCCCGAGGATGTGGTATTTATTTCCGGCATCGGGTGCTCCTCGCGCTTTCCGTATTATATGAACACTTACGGAATGCACAGCATTCACGGCAGAGCACCGGCCATTGCCAGCGGTGTTAAAACCACGCGACCGGATTTGAGCGTTTGGCTGATTACCGGCGATGGCGACGCACTGTCAATCGGGGGCAATCACCTCATACACCTTTTGCGGCGCAATGTAGATTTGAATGTGCTCCTGTTCAACAATGAGATTTACGGGCTCACCAAGGGCCAGTACTCGCCCACTTCACCGGAGGGCACCGTAACCAAAAGCACACCCATGGGCTCGCTGGATCATCCTTTTAATCCGCTGGCTTTGGCCGCCGGAGCCGATGGTTCTTTTATTGCCCGCGCCATGGATCGCGACCCCAAACATTTGCGTGATATTTTGCTGGCAGCAGATCGCCACCGAGGCACCTCGCTCATTGAAATCTACCAAAACTGCAACGTGTTTAACGACGGGGCATTTGAGGTGTTTACCGAAAAGAACTCGAAACCCGAAACCACGCTTTTCATGGAAGAAGGAAAGCCGCTGCTTTTCGGTTCGGAAATGAATAAAGGCATTTGGCTCGATGGCTCTACTCCCAGGGTTGCAGATGTTTCCAAAGGCGAAAAAGGCCTTGAAGACCTATGGGTACACGATTCGTCTGACCCTTTTAAAGCCAGTCTCTTGTATCGCTTTTTCGGAACCACGCAGTGGGAAGAGAAGCTACCTCGCCCGTTTGGTGTCTTCTTCCAAAAAGAGCGAAGCACCTATGAAAAAGACCTCAACGCACAAATCAACAAAGCCGCTGAGTTGAAGGGAAAGGGCAATCTGGATGCACTGCTTAGGGGTAAAAACACCTGGGAAATAAGCTAA